The Saccharomonospora cyanea NA-134 genome includes a region encoding these proteins:
- a CDS encoding GlxA family transcriptional regulator, protein MRIAVHAFEKITAFHLAAPLLVFGEVSRQGLATGWSTTVWSAHGCPVRTEEGIVIDDLAGAGAADSADLLVFPSWPDDFPEPDERLVGLIRAAHERGAVIAGLCLGAFPVAASGVIDNRAAATHWAAASRLSERYPAVDVRADALYLDHGDVLTSAGTASALDACLHVVRTRLGSAAAAAVARHLVIAPHREGDQAQYIDRPVLGHATGPIGETIEWALAHLDQRLSVDAMAARARMSPRNFSRRFHETTGMSPARWVLTRRLDEARRLLETTTWPVSRIAEVCGFASTVTFRQNFVAHYATTPTSYRYRFTDRGDQEARRLA, encoded by the coding sequence TTGCGCATCGCCGTTCACGCTTTCGAGAAGATCACCGCGTTCCACCTCGCCGCGCCGCTGCTCGTGTTCGGCGAAGTGTCCCGGCAGGGTCTGGCGACGGGATGGAGCACCACGGTGTGGAGCGCGCACGGGTGTCCCGTTCGTACAGAGGAAGGGATCGTGATCGACGATCTCGCCGGGGCCGGAGCGGCGGACTCGGCCGACTTGCTCGTCTTCCCGTCTTGGCCCGATGACTTCCCGGAACCGGACGAGCGGCTCGTCGGCCTGATCCGCGCCGCACACGAACGTGGAGCTGTGATCGCCGGGCTGTGCCTGGGCGCGTTTCCCGTGGCGGCAAGCGGCGTGATCGACAATCGCGCGGCGGCCACGCACTGGGCCGCGGCCTCCCGGTTGTCCGAACGCTACCCCGCTGTCGACGTGCGCGCGGACGCCCTCTACCTGGATCACGGCGATGTGCTCACCTCAGCCGGTACGGCCTCTGCTCTCGATGCCTGCCTTCACGTCGTCCGCACCCGTCTCGGATCCGCCGCGGCCGCTGCTGTCGCTCGCCACCTCGTCATCGCACCACACCGGGAGGGCGACCAGGCCCAGTACATCGACCGTCCTGTCCTCGGTCACGCGACGGGCCCCATCGGGGAGACCATCGAATGGGCGCTCGCCCACCTCGATCAGCGTCTTTCCGTCGACGCTATGGCCGCCCGCGCACGCATGAGCCCGCGCAACTTCTCCCGCCGCTTCCACGAGACGACCGGGATGAGCCCGGCCAGGTGGGTGCTCACCCGCAGACTCGACGAGGCCCGCCGACTGCTGGAGACGACCACCTGGCCCGTTTCCCGCATCGCCGAAGTCTGCGGATTCGCCAGCACGGTCACCTTCCGGCAGAACTTCGTCGCACACTACGCGACCACGCCCACGTCCTACCGATACCGTTTCACCGACCGCGGCGATCAGGAAGCTCGACGCCTCGCCTAG
- a CDS encoding type VII secretion target — translation MNGYQAEIGALRTAAVAVRKASEQVSAVDLVGAVRGAGAGMPGSRCVQSFDAVGKTWHSALTGWVRQADDYADALNSAADDYSANEDAASAAFGGTGAD, via the coding sequence GTGAACGGGTACCAGGCGGAGATCGGCGCCCTGCGGACCGCTGCGGTGGCGGTGCGCAAGGCATCCGAACAGGTGTCCGCCGTCGATCTGGTCGGGGCGGTTCGCGGCGCTGGAGCCGGCATGCCCGGATCGCGCTGTGTACAGTCGTTCGACGCTGTGGGCAAGACGTGGCATTCCGCGCTCACCGGATGGGTCAGGCAGGCTGATGACTACGCTGATGCGCTGAACTCGGCGGCGGACGACTACAGCGCCAACGAAGACGCCGCGAGCGCCGCGTTCGGTGGCACGGGGGCGGATTGA
- a CDS encoding MFS transporter, with protein MTTKAERRRVLIPLLVIATAQLMLVLDDSVVNIALPSIQQALGVDPVHLPWIVNAYILAFGALLLLGGRIGDLWGRRRTLQTGIAIFVLASLVGGFGQNAAMLVGARAVQGLGAALASPNALALIATTFSERKTRDRALSLYGAMSGLGVVIGLLLGGVLTGTLGWRWVFFVNVPIGLLVLLGSRTLVSADSHEGQLGITGAVLGTGGMVALVYSITRFGEDGLTDPLALTLVGVAAALLAVFVATQARSHSPLVPLSLFRDRNRTGAYATMLLLAIGPMGTLYVITLYLQKVQQFSPMQTGAAWLPFAAGLVLGAGIAPKLLLRAAPRLVAALGALLSAAAAFWFSTITVDTGYWLPLAPAMFVLGFGFVSGVLALTQAAVYRVDTDKAGIASALLNSAQQVGVALGLAVLAGIAATVSAGPEHAGDTAGAALVTGYSTALAVASALLVTAGALALVTLNARPVTETEQHGTTTTRSTTAA; from the coding sequence GTGACGACGAAAGCGGAACGGCGGAGAGTGTTGATACCGCTGTTGGTGATCGCTACCGCGCAGTTGATGCTGGTGTTGGACGACTCGGTCGTGAACATCGCGCTGCCGAGCATTCAACAGGCACTCGGCGTGGACCCGGTGCACCTGCCCTGGATCGTCAACGCCTACATCCTCGCCTTCGGTGCCCTCTTGCTCCTGGGCGGCCGGATCGGTGATCTGTGGGGGCGGCGCCGCACCCTGCAGACCGGCATCGCGATCTTTGTCCTCGCCTCGCTGGTGGGCGGTTTCGGGCAGAACGCCGCGATGCTCGTCGGCGCCCGGGCGGTGCAGGGGTTGGGCGCTGCGCTGGCCTCACCGAATGCCCTGGCGTTGATCGCCACCACCTTCTCCGAGCGCAAGACCCGGGACAGGGCGTTGTCGCTGTACGGGGCGATGTCCGGGCTGGGCGTCGTGATCGGCCTGCTGCTCGGTGGTGTGCTGACCGGCACCCTCGGCTGGCGGTGGGTGTTCTTCGTCAACGTCCCGATCGGCCTGCTCGTCCTGCTCGGCAGCCGTACCCTGGTCTCCGCCGACAGCCATGAGGGTCAACTCGGAATCACGGGCGCGGTACTGGGCACCGGTGGGATGGTCGCGCTGGTGTACTCGATCACCCGTTTCGGTGAGGACGGACTCACCGACCCGCTCGCACTCACACTCGTCGGCGTGGCCGCGGCGCTTCTCGCGGTGTTCGTCGCCACGCAGGCCCGCAGTCACAGTCCGCTGGTTCCGCTGAGCCTGTTCCGGGACCGCAACCGCACCGGGGCCTACGCGACCATGCTGCTGCTGGCCATCGGCCCCATGGGAACTCTCTACGTCATCACCCTCTACCTGCAGAAGGTTCAGCAGTTCAGCCCGATGCAGACAGGGGCGGCGTGGTTACCGTTCGCCGCCGGACTCGTGCTCGGCGCCGGGATCGCCCCGAAGCTGCTGCTGCGTGCCGCGCCACGCCTGGTCGCCGCCCTCGGTGCACTGCTGAGCGCTGCGGCCGCCTTTTGGTTCTCCACGATCACCGTCGATACGGGCTACTGGCTGCCTCTGGCGCCGGCGATGTTCGTCCTCGGGTTCGGCTTCGTATCAGGTGTCCTCGCGCTCACACAAGCCGCGGTCTACCGCGTCGACACGGACAAGGCCGGGATCGCCTCGGCCCTGCTCAACTCCGCTCAGCAGGTCGGCGTCGCTCTCGGTCTGGCTGTGCTCGCCGGCATCGCCGCGACCGTCTCCGCCGGGCCCGAGCACGCCGGGGACACCGCGGGAGCCGCCCTTGTCACCGGATACAGCACCGCGCTGGCCGTCGCCTCCGCGTTGCTCGTTACCGCGGGCGCACTCGCCCTCGTCACTCTCAACGCCCGGCCGGTCACCGAGACCGAGCAACACGGCACCACGACCACCCGCAGCACAACGGCAGCCTGA
- a CDS encoding alpha/beta hydrolase: MATYGDVRQWRPDPLDEAEQELKRRSDTLLGLSDEFAATGTPAEWAGDAADSAKGKHKAIIDRMEHLVAEVSAARSAIGRTADAVIGLGHAVKEVDGLASANGFAIGDDGSVKDVAPPRTVPAEQEDEVRRERERIRAELVDRVEQILRRADDIDSDLAGVLGKVASGQIGDDGATTLAAAAEAGQRQGVLSVLEPPSGKGTPGDNAGWWDTLSDEERKYVITNHPEWIGNRDGVPFTARDEANRALLVSEKERLQEEARRLQADLDDNLFGGVFTDTDDKLDRVKEKLESIKAIEETLARPGERQLLLFNTDSERAEAAIANGNVDTADHVSVFVPGLTSNVPDSMAGYDSNMDHLQKRAEDELNRYGDGGTVATVTWIGYQAPQLTLGSLFSDNSVALDSAAKAGAEKLTPFLQGIDTARDTDAHLTALGHSYGSTTTGFALQNNTGVDDAVFFGSPGIGTDDLEDVKVPDGHSTYIEAKNDAVGDLRRFGIDPSHMDGMQYGSSAESRHPGDGHVLTGVTGHTSYLDDGSTSQYNMAVITAGLSDRVVEGAEKGFGDTLTEPFSD; encoded by the coding sequence ATGGCCACCTACGGAGACGTGCGACAGTGGCGCCCCGATCCGCTCGACGAGGCCGAGCAGGAGCTCAAGCGCCGTTCGGACACGTTGCTCGGGTTGTCCGACGAGTTCGCCGCGACGGGCACCCCGGCGGAGTGGGCCGGCGACGCCGCCGACTCCGCGAAAGGCAAACACAAGGCCATCATCGACCGGATGGAACACCTCGTCGCCGAGGTTTCCGCCGCCCGCTCGGCGATCGGCCGGACGGCGGACGCCGTCATCGGTCTGGGGCACGCCGTCAAGGAGGTCGACGGCCTGGCCTCCGCCAACGGGTTCGCCATCGGTGACGACGGTTCCGTCAAGGACGTCGCACCACCGCGGACGGTGCCCGCCGAGCAGGAGGACGAGGTGCGGCGCGAACGGGAACGGATCCGCGCCGAACTCGTCGACCGCGTGGAGCAGATCCTCCGCCGCGCCGACGACATCGACTCCGACCTCGCCGGAGTACTGGGCAAGGTCGCGAGCGGGCAGATCGGGGACGACGGCGCGACGACGCTCGCCGCGGCGGCGGAGGCTGGGCAACGCCAAGGTGTGTTGTCGGTGCTGGAACCGCCCAGCGGCAAGGGCACGCCCGGGGACAACGCCGGATGGTGGGACACGCTCTCCGACGAGGAGCGGAAATACGTCATCACCAACCATCCGGAGTGGATCGGCAACCGTGACGGGGTCCCCTTCACCGCGAGGGACGAGGCCAACCGCGCACTGCTGGTCAGTGAGAAGGAACGGTTACAGGAGGAGGCCCGCCGTTTGCAGGCCGACCTGGACGACAACCTCTTCGGGGGCGTGTTCACCGACACGGACGACAAACTCGACCGGGTCAAGGAGAAACTCGAGTCGATCAAGGCGATCGAGGAAACCCTTGCCAGGCCGGGTGAGCGGCAGCTCCTGCTGTTCAACACGGACAGCGAGCGCGCGGAGGCGGCCATCGCCAACGGCAACGTCGACACCGCCGACCACGTCTCCGTGTTCGTCCCCGGCCTGACGTCCAACGTGCCGGACAGCATGGCCGGCTACGACTCGAACATGGACCACCTCCAGAAGCGGGCCGAAGACGAACTCAACCGTTACGGTGACGGCGGCACGGTCGCCACCGTCACCTGGATCGGCTACCAGGCCCCGCAGCTCACGCTGGGCAGCCTGTTCTCCGACAACTCGGTGGCGCTCGACAGCGCCGCGAAGGCCGGTGCGGAGAAACTCACCCCGTTCCTGCAAGGCATCGACACCGCGCGGGACACCGATGCCCACCTCACCGCGCTCGGCCACTCCTACGGTTCGACCACCACCGGCTTCGCGCTCCAGAACAACACCGGGGTGGACGATGCGGTGTTCTTCGGCTCGCCGGGAATCGGCACCGACGACCTCGAGGACGTCAAGGTCCCCGACGGTCACTCCACCTACATCGAAGCGAAGAACGACGCCGTGGGCGATCTCCGCCGGTTCGGCATCGACCCCAGCCACATGGACGGTATGCAGTACGGTTCCTCGGCCGAGTCACGACACCCCGGCGACGGGCACGTGCTGACGGGCGTCACCGGCCACACGTCGTATCTCGACGACGGCAGCACCAGCCAGTACAACATGGCGGTCATCACCGCAGGCCTGTCGGACCGAGTCGTAGAGGGCGCCGAGAAGGGCTTCGGCGATACCCTGACGGAGCCCTTCTCGGACTGA
- a CDS encoding zinc-binding dehydrogenase, which yields MVRVDEWMTAVVLVAHGELDVLQLRQDVPVPQPGAGELLVRVSAAAVNNTDIWTRQGAYGLPGQPDALAGWRGAIAFPRIQGGDIAGTVAAVGSGVSNDLVGRRVLVDPALYRDESAQAPPVGLLGSEADGGFAQYVVVPAAQAYDMADSPLSDEQLACLPVAYGTAMGMLERVELHDGETVLVTGASGGVGLALVQLAAARGATVIAITSRSKADQVSTAGAAHVLARDDNDLASRIRALSPAGLPVVADVVGGRLIEQLLPLLADDGRWVIAGAVAGPVVSFDLRRLYLHNRRLIGSSMHTREHFAKLVQAARTGRISPRIAARYPLAEIHQAQRRFVQGQHAGKIIIRP from the coding sequence ATGGTCCGGGTGGATGAATGGATGACAGCCGTCGTCCTGGTCGCCCATGGCGAGCTCGATGTCCTGCAGTTACGTCAGGATGTGCCCGTGCCGCAGCCGGGTGCCGGTGAGCTGTTGGTGCGGGTGAGTGCCGCGGCGGTGAACAACACCGATATCTGGACCAGGCAAGGTGCGTATGGCCTGCCCGGACAGCCGGACGCGCTTGCGGGATGGCGGGGCGCAATCGCGTTCCCTCGAATCCAGGGCGGCGACATCGCCGGCACGGTCGCCGCCGTCGGCTCCGGAGTGTCCAACGATCTTGTTGGGCGACGGGTTCTGGTCGATCCGGCGTTGTATCGCGACGAGAGCGCGCAGGCGCCGCCCGTCGGGCTGCTGGGCAGCGAGGCCGACGGCGGGTTCGCCCAATACGTCGTGGTGCCGGCCGCTCAGGCCTACGACATGGCCGACTCGCCGCTCTCGGACGAGCAGCTGGCATGCCTTCCGGTGGCCTACGGCACCGCGATGGGCATGCTCGAACGCGTCGAACTCCACGACGGGGAGACGGTGCTGGTCACCGGCGCTTCCGGCGGAGTGGGGCTGGCACTGGTGCAGCTCGCGGCCGCGCGCGGCGCCACTGTCATCGCGATCACCAGCCGCTCCAAAGCCGACCAGGTCAGTACCGCCGGCGCAGCCCACGTCCTCGCCCGTGACGACAACGATCTCGCTTCCCGGATTCGCGCACTGAGCCCCGCCGGGCTCCCGGTCGTCGCCGACGTCGTCGGCGGGCGTTTGATCGAACAGCTCCTGCCCCTGCTGGCCGACGACGGGCGGTGGGTGATCGCGGGGGCCGTCGCCGGGCCAGTGGTGTCGTTCGATCTGCGGCGTCTCTACCTGCACAACCGGCGGCTGATCGGTTCGTCCATGCACACCCGCGAGCACTTCGCCAAGCTCGTCCAGGCCGCCCGCACCGGAAGGATCAGCCCCCGCATCGCTGCGCGCTATCCGCTTGCCGAGATCCACCAAGCGCAACGACGATTCGTTCAGGGTCAACACGCTGGCAAGATCATCATTCGACCCTGA
- a CDS encoding cysteine hydrolase family protein encodes MNAPRRALVLIDVQQEYFGGPLSIQYPPRDESLARILRAVDVAEQADVPVVIVQHEYPAGAPVFTAGSAGWELSPEVERRAGVASKRVVKSFSSIFAATDLAEWARENEIDTLTLVGYMTNNCVLTSAAAAEPLGFRVEVLSDATGAIHLANDAGTAPARQVHETVMTLLHSNWAAVTETETWASAVLAGRDLPKSDLVSSATQGRAAL; translated from the coding sequence ATGAACGCCCCACGCCGGGCCCTCGTCCTCATCGACGTGCAGCAGGAGTACTTCGGCGGACCACTGTCCATCCAGTACCCGCCTCGCGACGAATCGCTCGCCCGCATCCTGCGCGCTGTCGACGTCGCCGAGCAGGCGGACGTGCCCGTCGTGATCGTCCAGCACGAGTACCCCGCCGGTGCCCCGGTCTTCACGGCGGGCTCTGCCGGCTGGGAGCTCTCCCCGGAGGTCGAGCGCCGCGCAGGAGTGGCGTCGAAGCGCGTGGTCAAGAGCTTCTCCAGCATCTTCGCCGCCACCGACCTCGCGGAATGGGCGCGGGAGAACGAGATCGACACGCTGACCCTGGTCGGCTATATGACCAACAACTGCGTCCTCACGTCCGCTGCCGCGGCCGAACCCCTCGGCTTCCGAGTCGAGGTGCTCTCGGACGCGACCGGCGCCATCCACCTCGCCAACGACGCGGGAACGGCACCGGCACGGCAGGTCCACGAGACGGTGATGACGCTACTGCACTCGAACTGGGCCGCGGTCACCGAAACCGAGACGTGGGCCTCCGCCGTCCTCGCCGGGCGCGACCTTCCCAAGAGCGACCTCGTCTCCTCGGCCACACAGGGCCGCGCCGCGCTCTGA
- the merA gene encoding mercury(II) reductase has translation MNSNSQDQIYDLAVIGAGSAAKAAATEARRRGKSVAMVERAAPGGTCLNVGCIPSKNMLAAAAARASAQNNRFPGILTSAGPVDLSLLVEAKDEFIRERREKDHVKATEQAGIVLLRGTASFTPSGQERPTLMVTGPNGEETPISAEHVLIATGAQPFIPDVPGLADVDHLTSASAMSLDRVPESLLVVGGNAIGLEQAQLFSRLGARTTVVELAPRIAPFEDPSISATLQQALTDDGIDFLTGANLTGVQPTGTGVLATVTVGSDKLRIPTEKILVATGRRPATDGLNLDAVGVELGPRGEVTVDEHLRTVHPRIWAAGDVTGQRQFVYVAGAQGVTAVSNIFGDSPRTLDYTAVPRVTFTSPAVASVGLTPHEVEATEQPYETRELPLAFVPRAMVSQRTNGLLKLVSEPGAGRILGVHMVGEEAGEVITAATYLLSAGFTVERLAGTWAPFLTMAESLRIAAQAPPTV, from the coding sequence ATGAACAGCAACAGTCAAGACCAGATCTACGACCTGGCGGTCATCGGAGCAGGATCGGCGGCCAAGGCCGCAGCGACGGAGGCGCGACGGCGCGGCAAGTCGGTCGCCATGGTGGAGCGAGCCGCTCCCGGAGGCACCTGCCTGAACGTCGGGTGCATCCCTTCGAAGAACATGCTCGCCGCGGCTGCCGCACGAGCATCGGCCCAGAACAACCGATTCCCCGGCATCCTCACCTCAGCCGGACCCGTCGACCTGTCGCTACTGGTAGAGGCCAAGGACGAATTCATCCGCGAGCGGCGGGAGAAGGACCACGTCAAGGCGACCGAGCAGGCAGGAATCGTTCTCCTGCGCGGGACAGCGTCCTTCACACCCTCCGGACAGGAACGTCCCACGCTGATGGTCACCGGGCCGAACGGCGAGGAGACCCCGATCTCCGCGGAGCACGTCCTCATCGCCACTGGTGCCCAGCCTTTCATCCCGGACGTCCCCGGCCTCGCGGACGTCGACCATCTGACGTCCGCGAGCGCCATGTCACTGGACCGGGTCCCCGAGTCCCTGCTCGTGGTCGGCGGGAACGCGATCGGTCTGGAGCAGGCCCAGTTGTTCTCCCGCCTGGGGGCCAGGACCACCGTGGTCGAACTGGCCCCGCGGATCGCCCCGTTCGAGGACCCGTCCATCTCCGCGACCTTGCAGCAGGCGTTGACCGATGACGGGATCGACTTCCTGACCGGCGCGAACCTGACCGGCGTGCAGCCGACCGGGACCGGCGTCCTCGCGACAGTGACGGTCGGCAGCGACAAGCTGAGGATTCCCACAGAGAAGATCCTTGTCGCCACTGGGCGACGCCCGGCGACGGACGGCCTGAATCTCGACGCTGTCGGAGTGGAGTTGGGCCCGCGGGGTGAGGTGACCGTCGACGAGCACCTGCGCACTGTCCATCCGCGAATCTGGGCAGCAGGAGACGTCACGGGACAGCGGCAGTTCGTCTACGTGGCCGGTGCCCAGGGCGTCACGGCCGTGTCCAACATCTTCGGTGACAGCCCCCGGACACTGGACTACACCGCTGTGCCCCGGGTGACCTTCACCTCGCCCGCCGTAGCATCGGTCGGTCTGACACCTCACGAGGTGGAGGCCACGGAGCAGCCGTACGAAACGCGCGAGTTGCCGCTTGCCTTCGTGCCCAGGGCGATGGTCAGTCAACGCACCAACGGCCTCCTGAAGTTGGTGTCCGAGCCCGGAGCGGGGCGAATCCTGGGCGTTCACATGGTGGGTGAGGAAGCGGGGGAGGTCATCACGGCGGCTACCTACCTGCTCTCGGCGGGCTTCACCGTCGAGCGACTGGCTGGTACGTGGGCCCCGTTCCTCACGATGGCCGAGTCGCTGCGGATCGCGGCGCAGGCGCCACCGACCGTGTGA
- a CDS encoding CGNR zinc finger domain-containing protein has product MSDGVLLVGEPLALDLVNTRSAVGDALATPEGLRGWLLLEADRLPEMPQEITGRELEAVRALREHTARTLDHVRRGVRPRRADIGALNRFQRAAPAISELSWRETGVVATRRRLGSASERLTAWLAEAAADFLARPDVAKVRECEADDCILLFLPAHPRRRWCSAARCGNRARVARHYQRHKAG; this is encoded by the coding sequence ATGAGTGATGGGGTTCTACTCGTGGGCGAGCCGCTGGCATTGGACCTGGTCAACACCCGGTCAGCCGTCGGTGACGCGCTCGCCACACCGGAGGGTCTACGCGGTTGGCTACTCCTGGAGGCCGACCGGCTACCGGAGATGCCGCAGGAGATCACCGGGCGGGAACTGGAGGCCGTGCGCGCACTGCGGGAGCACACCGCACGCACGCTCGACCACGTCCGCCGAGGTGTCCGCCCCCGTAGGGCCGACATCGGCGCACTGAACCGGTTCCAGCGCGCAGCGCCCGCCATCAGCGAGCTGTCATGGCGCGAGACGGGGGTCGTTGCCACCCGTCGGCGCCTGGGGTCGGCGAGTGAACGGCTGACGGCATGGCTCGCCGAGGCCGCTGCCGACTTCCTGGCTCGCCCGGACGTGGCCAAGGTGCGCGAGTGTGAGGCCGACGACTGCATCCTGCTGTTCCTGCCGGCGCATCCCCGCCGTCGCTGGTGCTCGGCCGCCCGGTGCGGCAACCGAGCCCGGGTCGCTCGCCACTACCAGCGCCACAAGGCCGGATAG